GCCGTCAGACGCCCGGGCCCGCAAGCAATCTCGAGCACGGCTCGTGGCGCGCGCTGGTCCAACACTCGATTGAGAAACCGCACCTGGCTGCGGTGCAACACACCGTTCAGCGGCTGTCCCGTGCGGCGCTGCATGTACGCCTCGACGACCGTGCGGTCTTGATAATACCGCTGTAGATCTGGCGGCTGATCGATCGGCTTCATGAGGTTCTCGGCGCCGCTTCGCTTGATGCTGCCCGCAGTGATGCGAAGGTGCTCCGCAGACCTTCCTGCACGCTGACGGCCGGCCGCCAACCGAGCAGGTGCTCCGCGCGTGAGCAGTCGTAGTGGGCGCATCGGGTCGCGCGCCGAATCTGATGATAGGTCACCGGCGAACGCCGCCGGGCAAGCCGCAAGGCGCGTTCGAGCCCCCACGCCGCAGCCGCAATCATCCCGACCGGCAAGAACATCGGGCGCCAGCTCTCGCCGCACGCGTCGCGATACAGCGCCGCATACTCTGCCTGCGGCACATTCGCATCAACGATGGTGAAGGCCTGTCCCACCGTGCCGTCGGCGGTAGCTGCCAGCGACACTGCGTCAGCCGCATTGTCGATGTAGGTCATCGGCAACGTGTACGCCGGGGTCGCCAGGATCAACTTGAACTGCTTCACACTGAAGCTCTGTCGGGCCAGCGGTGGACGTTTTCCGGGTCCATACAGCAACCCCGGCCGCAGCACCACCACCGGGGCACCACGGCGGGCGGCATCGAGCGCCACGCGGTCGGCAGCCAGTTTCGAGCGGCTGTAATGCCCCCGCGACTCGCCCTCGCTCTCGTAGGCGCTGTCTTCGGTAATGGTCACGCCGTCATACGGCACGGCGTAGACACCCAGGGAACTGATATGTACGATGCGGCGCACGCCGGCCGACTGTGCAGCCCGGATAACCCGCCGTGTGCCGCGGACATTCACTTCCGCAAACTCTTCCCATTTTCCCGTTGTCTCCACCCGGGCGGCGCAGTGGACAACCAAGTCCATGCCCCGAACCGCGCCCTCGACCGCTGCGTCGTCGCAGATATCTCCCGGGTAGATATCCACATCGGCGTCATCGAGCCCGCGGCCGGCACGCACCAAGGCGCGGACTTCGACACCGTCGCTACGCAAGCGCCGCACTACGCTGCGGCCCAGGAAGCCGCTCGCACCCGTCACCAGTGCCTTCATCAGTTCACAGCCTGGAGCAGCTGCGGACCGACGTGGAGCCCAGCGCGGTCCCAGATCTCTTCCAGCAGCCAAACGCCTTGCCGCCCTTGTTCCGCAGTTACCGGCGGAGGCTGTCCGTTCGCCAGGGCTTCATACAAAGCGCGGAAGTGCCCCCCCATGCCTGGGTAATATCGCTGGCGACCGCGCAGGAACTCGATGCCGTTGACAATGGTTGCGCGCAGCAACTGCGCCGCTTCGTCGAGGTTCGGCAGCACCTTCCCTACGATCTTGGGAACCTGGCGCTCCTGGCGCAGGATCAGGGTCATGTTATTGAGGTTCACCTCCGCAGTCATGGCCGAGCCGTACAGGATCAGACGGCTCAGCAACGGGCGTGTCTCCAGTGAAAGCGTCAAGCTCCCCAGTGCACACTCACCGTCGACAATCGCGCGCAGTTCACGCAGCTGCCCGCGCGCATCGGTGCGCGCCGACACCTGCACGTTGTCGATCGCACCGACCAGTCCCGCGAGCAGGTAGCTGGCATGCGGAGCCACGTCGTACGCGATTCCCCCAGGCAAAGATGCCTTCCACCGGCCGTGTTCGTCCGCCGGAAGTTCCGCCTCCCCGGAAGCAACGCCCTGAAACACCTCGACGCCCACTAGCGATCCCAAGCGGCCCGAGGCCAAGAGTGAGCGGGCTTGCACGACGACGGGATCAAACCAGCGGTTATGATCGACGCTGAGGTACTTGCCGGCTTGTCGCGCCGCCGCGATCATCGTATCGGCCTCCGCGGCGGACAGCGCCATGGGCTTTTCAACCAGCACGTGGACGCCCGCCGCGAGCAATTGGATGGCCAGGCTGGCGTGCGTGGCGGGCGGCGTGATCACATGCACCACATCAGGCTGCGCCGCACTCAGCAGTTCATCGATATCGGCGTAGGTCGGCACCTGCCAGCGTGCCGTCAGCTGCTCGCGGCTGTCGCGACTGAGGTCGCACGCTCCTGCCAGTTCAACCTGCGGGATCTGGCGGAGGTAGCCGCAGTGGACATGAGCGATCCGCCCGCAACCGAGCAGTGCAACCCGGATACGCGTGGCAGCGGTCATAGAGGGGAACGGCAGTCGAGAGACTCAGGCGTGAGCGCGTTGCCGGCTGTTGCGCTGCAGCGACTTCACGTTGTGATAGACTTCGTCGGCATAGTTTCGGACTTCTCCTGTCTGCAGAACCGTACGCACTTCCCGAATGGCATCGTCGATGTTGCGTCCCGGAACAAATCCCAGCTTTTCACGGATCCGGTCGAAGGCCACCCGATAACTACGGCGATCCTCGATGTGATCGAAGTACTCGATAACGGTTCCCGGGATCTGCTCTGCAACCTTGTCGGCGACTTGGCCGACCGTGAAATTCAAGCTCTCCGCCCCAACGTTGAAAATCTCATCCGCCACTACCGCGGAAGGCGATTCGACGGCCAGGAGAAACGCCTCGGCCGCGTCTTGCACATGAATGTGCGGCCGCCACTGGCTGGCCCCCACGACGCGGACGCGACCTTCGACACTGGCCCGTGCCGTAATCGTATTGACCATGAGATCGAACCGCATACGACGCGACAGCCCGCAGACCGTCGACAAGCGCAGGATGACAATCTCCACCGGACCCCGTTCCTGCAAAAGCACCTCTTCCGACATGATCCGGGTCCGTGCGTACAACGAGACAGGATTGAGGTGCGAACCCTCATGCAGCAGGTCATTGCCATTGGCGCCGTACACGCTGCACGAGGAGGCAAACACCAGGCGCTGCACT
This window of the Candidatus Binatia bacterium genome carries:
- a CDS encoding NAD-dependent epimerase/dehydratase family protein; the encoded protein is MKALVTGASGFLGRSVVRRLRSDGVEVRALVRAGRGLDDADVDIYPGDICDDAAVEGAVRGMDLVVHCAARVETTGKWEEFAEVNVRGTRRVIRAAQSAGVRRIVHISSLGVYAVPYDGVTITEDSAYESEGESRGHYSRSKLAADRVALDAARRGAPVVVLRPGLLYGPGKRPPLARQSFSVKQFKLILATPAYTLPMTYIDNAADAVSLAATADGTVGQAFTIVDANVPQAEYAALYRDACGESWRPMFLPVGMIAAAAWGLERALRLARRRSPVTYHQIRRATRCAHYDCSRAEHLLGWRPAVSVQEGLRSTFASLRAASSEAAPRTS
- a CDS encoding Gfo/Idh/MocA family oxidoreductase; protein product: MTAATRIRVALLGCGRIAHVHCGYLRQIPQVELAGACDLSRDSREQLTARWQVPTYADIDELLSAAQPDVVHVITPPATHASLAIQLLAAGVHVLVEKPMALSAAEADTMIAAARQAGKYLSVDHNRWFDPVVVQARSLLASGRLGSLVGVEVFQGVASGEAELPADEHGRWKASLPGGIAYDVAPHASYLLAGLVGAIDNVQVSARTDARGQLRELRAIVDGECALGSLTLSLETRPLLSRLILYGSAMTAEVNLNNMTLILRQERQVPKIVGKVLPNLDEAAQLLRATIVNGIEFLRGRQRYYPGMGGHFRALYEALANGQPPPVTAEQGRQGVWLLEEIWDRAGLHVGPQLLQAVN
- a CDS encoding NAD(P)-dependent oxidoreductase — protein: MRDNVVLVTGGAGYIGSHLVRKLLQRGYHVRVLDKFLYGEHGVAELRGDPNVELRYGDICNIRDVVQAVNGVRAVVALAALVGDAACDLDPREALTTNFESTRCLLESCREAGVQRLVFASSCSVYGANGNDLLHEGSHLNPVSLYARTRIMSEEVLLQERGPVEIVILRLSTVCGLSRRMRFDLMVNTITARASVEGRVRVVGASQWRPHIHVQDAAEAFLLAVESPSAVVADEIFNVGAESLNFTVGQVADKVAEQIPGTVIEYFDHIEDRRSYRVAFDRIREKLGFVPGRNIDDAIREVRTVLQTGEVRNYADEVYHNVKSLQRNSRQRAHA